The Kineothrix sp. MB12-C1 genome includes a window with the following:
- a CDS encoding amidase family protein, protein MVTKINLCEITITELNEMIRNKTLSIKEIVSQYLEQIDSFDKGSKGLNAILEINPDALTIAEELDGRNKKDCGLLYGVPILLKDNINTADNLHTSAGSLALADSSPATDAEIVKILRKKGAVILGKTNMTEFANYMTKGMPDGYSSKGGIVKSPYVLGESPAGSSTGSGVAVTANLCMAALGTDTSGSIISPGLKNGIVGYRPSQGALSIKGIAPISFTLDMVGPMTRTVEDAIIIFNEVSANKVHFTENKSLRGTVIGIDQSAIDNMSQEEEKKANSVLDKLKETGATLKRIHLKTISNKKMDDIKKYEFKYAMNQYLAELPLDYKIRNLKDIIEFNDLHREETLKYGQILLQGAQDNTSGEMTESIYLDTLKDVETTKRYMKDQLKDVNVCIVFKDHPIVQYTGLPAITVPCGLYNDGMPFGINIIAQTDEELLNTAYAIEQTVGRRVKPKFIGY, encoded by the coding sequence ATGGTAACCAAAATAAATTTATGCGAGATAACAATAACTGAATTAAATGAAATGATAAGGAATAAAACTCTCTCCATAAAAGAGATTGTTTCGCAATATTTAGAGCAAATTGACTCTTTCGACAAAGGTTCTAAGGGATTAAATGCTATTCTTGAGATAAATCCCGATGCTCTTACAATAGCAGAAGAACTTGATGGAAGAAATAAGAAGGATTGTGGTTTGCTTTATGGAGTACCTATTCTTTTAAAAGATAATATAAATACTGCAGATAACTTACACACATCCGCCGGATCGCTGGCATTGGCAGATTCGAGTCCGGCAACGGATGCTGAGATCGTAAAAATTTTAAGAAAGAAAGGTGCCGTTATTCTTGGCAAAACAAATATGACTGAATTTGCCAATTATATGACGAAAGGAATGCCGGACGGATATAGTTCCAAAGGGGGAATTGTAAAATCACCATACGTTTTAGGTGAGAGCCCGGCAGGTTCCAGCACCGGTTCAGGAGTTGCAGTAACAGCTAATTTATGTATGGCGGCTTTGGGCACGGATACTTCCGGTTCCATTATCTCTCCCGGTTTAAAGAACGGTATTGTAGGGTATCGTCCGAGTCAGGGTGCCTTGAGCATAAAAGGGATTGCGCCGATAAGCTTTACTCTTGATATGGTCGGCCCCATGACAAGAACCGTTGAAGATGCAATTATTATTTTTAATGAAGTGTCAGCAAATAAAGTACACTTTACAGAAAATAAAAGCCTTAGAGGTACTGTAATAGGGATTGACCAATCTGCCATTGATAATATGTCGCAGGAAGAAGAAAAAAAGGCGAATAGTGTTTTAGATAAGTTAAAGGAAACTGGTGCAACCTTAAAACGGATACATCTTAAAACAATTTCTAATAAAAAGATGGATGACATTAAGAAATATGAGTTTAAGTATGCTATGAACCAATATTTAGCTGAATTACCATTAGATTATAAAATAAGAAATCTAAAGGATATCATCGAATTTAATGATCTTCATAGAGAAGAAACTTTAAAATATGGTCAAATCTTATTACAAGGGGCCCAGGATAATACTTCCGGTGAAATGACAGAATCTATTTATCTGGATACGTTAAAAGATGTAGAGACCACTAAACGATATATGAAGGATCAGTTAAAGGATGTAAATGTATGTATTGTATTTAAAGATCACCCAATTGTTCAATATACAGGTTTACCCGCAATTACCGTACCTTGTGGCCTATATAATGATGGAATGCCCTTTGGGATAAATATCATCGCCCAAACGGATGAAGAATTATTAAACACAGCTTATGCAATAGAACAAACTGTGGGCAGAAGAGTTAAACCTAAATTTATCGGGTATTAA
- a CDS encoding DUF1456 family protein: MNNNDILIRLRYALDIKDTDMIEIFKLGGVTVTKEELQKMLSKPKNDSNVDSSKEEFDATDDMNKCSNYILESFLNGFIILKRGKQELKPGEPEKQAFMIKDNKSVNNILLKKVKIALSLTGEDMLDIFKDAGTNLSNSELSAVLRREGQRNYKECGDRYARNFLKGLAIKYRNK, from the coding sequence ATGAATAACAACGATATATTAATAAGATTAAGATATGCCTTGGATATTAAAGATACAGATATGATAGAGATATTCAAACTGGGCGGGGTGACCGTAACGAAAGAAGAACTGCAAAAAATGTTATCAAAGCCTAAAAACGACAGTAATGTTGACTCCTCTAAGGAGGAGTTTGACGCTACTGATGATATGAATAAATGCAGTAATTACATATTGGAGTCTTTTTTAAACGGTTTCATCATTTTAAAAAGGGGAAAACAGGAATTAAAACCGGGTGAACCTGAGAAACAAGCTTTTATGATCAAAGATAATAAATCTGTAAATAATATCTTGTTAAAGAAAGTAAAAATTGCACTATCCCTTACAGGTGAGGATATGCTCGATATTTTTAAAGATGCCGGGACTAATTTATCAAATAGTGAATTAAGCGCGGTGCTTCGAAGAGAAGGACAACGTAATTATAAGGAATGCGGGGACCGGTACGCCAGGAATTTCTTGAAGGGTTTGGCGATTAAATATAGAAATAAATAA
- a CDS encoding alpha-galactosidase codes for MKYRKTKGKCALITIDGMSFRLDTDCTTYLIGRTKYGHLEHIYYGNLLGKADGADVLAQKRSIVVGSSVLYNREDDVYSLDSMCLEWSDNGRGDYRHSPTEFKMPDGSFVTDFIYESHEVQEGTVSMEALPTAYGGDQTLKITLRDKAYPIFIDLYYTVFERMNVISRRAVVRNEGNDPITIRRIMSISMDMPDECFQMYTLDGGWIKEANLHKRPVSYGITVNSSTTGASSNRHNPAFLLAEADANEDYGSVYAFNMIYSGNHYSMVEKNERDYVRVCMGINPHLFEWILSPEEKFETPECVMSYSSQGFNGTSHNMHDFINEHIVRGDYKKKERPVLLNNWEAHFFAFNEGKLLRLARDAKKLGVELFVLDDGWFGDRNHDKAGLGDYRVNPKKLPGGMKAFADKIRNLGMDFGLWLEPEMVNEDSELYRNHPEYAVKLPNRHSVLGRNQLVLNLCKKEVRDYIVEQVSSILDEAKISYVKWDMNRHIAEAFSEALKNQGEFYHRYILGLYEVLTRVFAPRPHILLESCSSGGNRFDLGMLCYSPQIWASDDTDPIERLKIQTGLSYFYPQSTMGAHVSQAPHQQTLRETPLATRFHAACFGCLGYELDLKYLSPEQRKDIAEQIAFYKQYRKIFQYGRFYRVKSYKFNKVIWETVSEDKETALTGFFQTLATAAESSDKLKVVGLKEGRYTVRTRPQKLYIQRFGGLIKHVAPVELNPDGVIMRVVNRHYSLKDCVETYTCSSEALAAGIPLCEQFIGTGYHESVRMLGDFGSNMYIIETKDTFL; via the coding sequence ATGAAATATAGAAAGACGAAAGGAAAGTGTGCTTTGATTACAATTGATGGAATGAGCTTTCGATTAGATACGGATTGTACCACCTATCTTATTGGCAGAACAAAGTATGGGCATTTGGAGCATATTTATTATGGAAACCTATTGGGGAAAGCGGATGGAGCGGATGTTCTGGCTCAAAAGCGGTCAATCGTAGTTGGCAGCAGTGTTCTTTATAATAGGGAAGATGACGTCTATAGTCTGGATAGTATGTGTTTGGAATGGTCGGACAATGGAAGAGGTGATTATCGCCATAGTCCAACGGAATTTAAAATGCCTGACGGCAGCTTTGTGACCGATTTTATCTATGAAAGTCATGAAGTGCAAGAGGGCACTGTCTCGATGGAAGCATTGCCTACGGCTTATGGGGGCGATCAGACTCTAAAAATAACATTAAGGGATAAGGCATATCCGATTTTTATTGACTTATATTATACGGTATTTGAGCGAATGAATGTGATCAGCAGAAGAGCGGTTGTAAGGAATGAAGGAAATGATCCGATTACTATCCGCCGTATTATGAGTATTTCTATGGATATGCCGGATGAGTGCTTTCAGATGTACACCTTAGATGGAGGCTGGATTAAAGAAGCCAACTTACATAAGCGACCGGTTTCCTATGGAATTACGGTGAATTCTTCCACAACAGGAGCGAGCAGTAATCGGCATAATCCTGCGTTTTTATTAGCAGAAGCTGATGCCAATGAAGACTATGGAAGCGTATATGCCTTCAATATGATCTATAGCGGTAATCATTATAGTATGGTGGAAAAGAATGAACGGGATTATGTTCGTGTATGTATGGGAATTAATCCTCATTTGTTTGAATGGATATTATCTCCGGAGGAGAAGTTCGAAACACCGGAATGTGTAATGAGCTATAGCAGCCAGGGATTCAATGGAACAAGCCATAATATGCATGATTTCATTAATGAGCATATCGTGAGAGGTGACTATAAGAAGAAGGAAAGACCGGTCCTGCTTAATAATTGGGAGGCACACTTTTTTGCTTTTAATGAAGGAAAACTATTGAGGCTTGCCAGGGATGCGAAAAAACTGGGGGTAGAACTATTTGTACTGGATGACGGCTGGTTCGGTGACCGCAATCATGATAAAGCGGGACTTGGAGATTATAGGGTAAATCCCAAGAAGTTACCGGGCGGAATGAAGGCTTTTGCGGATAAGATAAGGAACCTTGGGATGGATTTCGGCCTTTGGTTGGAACCGGAGATGGTGAATGAGGATAGCGAGCTGTATAGGAATCATCCGGAATATGCTGTTAAGCTGCCCAACCGTCATTCGGTTTTAGGGAGAAATCAGTTGGTGCTGAATCTTTGCAAAAAAGAAGTTCGGGATTATATTGTAGAACAGGTCAGCAGTATTCTGGATGAGGCAAAGATTTCTTACGTGAAATGGGATATGAACCGCCATATTGCGGAAGCATTTTCTGAAGCTTTGAAGAATCAAGGTGAGTTCTACCATCGCTACATTCTGGGCCTCTATGAGGTGCTGACCAGGGTATTCGCACCCAGACCCCATATTTTGCTGGAGAGTTGTTCCAGCGGCGGCAATAGGTTCGACTTGGGCATGCTTTGTTATAGTCCGCAGATTTGGGCTTCTGATGATACGGATCCTATTGAGAGGTTAAAAATTCAGACAGGTTTATCCTATTTTTATCCGCAGTCCACCATGGGAGCGCATGTTTCGCAGGCGCCCCATCAGCAAACCCTACGCGAAACACCCCTTGCAACCCGTTTCCATGCAGCCTGCTTCGGATGCCTGGGTTATGAGTTGGACTTAAAGTATTTGTCGCCGGAGCAAAGAAAAGACATTGCAGAGCAAATTGCATTCTATAAGCAGTATCGGAAAATTTTTCAATATGGAAGATTTTATAGGGTCAAATCCTATAAATTTAATAAAGTGATATGGGAAACGGTAAGCGAGGACAAGGAAACCGCCCTCACCGGCTTCTTTCAAACTCTAGCTACCGCAGCGGAAAGCAGCGACAAGCTAAAGGTGGTCGGCCTGAAAGAGGGAAGGTATACCGTTCGTACGAGACCACAAAAGCTTTATATCCAGCGTTTTGGTGGACTGATAAAACACGTTGCACCTGTGGAGTTAAATCCTGATGGTGTAATTATGCGGGTAGTCAATCGTCATTATAGTCTGAAAGATTGTGTGGAAACCTATACCTGCTCTTCGGAGGCACTTGCAGCAGGAATACCGTTATGCGAGCAGTTTATCGGGACGGGTTATCATGAAAGCGTACGAATGCTCGGTGATTTCGGGTCGAATATGTATATTATAGAAACCAAAGACACGTTTCTATAA
- a CDS encoding glycoside hydrolase family 1 protein: protein MEVKFKDQLSLGVASAATQIEGGECGHNWNDWYTRGNIKDHSNPARATDHYRLWKEDADLMASMKIEHYRMGIEWARICPNEGEVDETAIAHYKEELRYLKEQGITVLLTIHHFTNPMWFERKGAFTKKENIRYFLDFVKLIVNEFGSLVAEYITINEPNVYATNSYYFGEWPPGEKSFSRAVSVMSNMAVCHINAYRMIHSMRESMGYHDTKVSFANHVRVFDTQNPGNPWHCICAKLLDWFFQGAITEAISTGNFKWPLKGSKDISHGEYLDFIAINYYTRSTVSGFGDGVRQDAPKNDLGWEIYPKGLIRCTEHIYQLLKRPIYITENGTCDNQDTFRPKYICEHLKVISQSNLPISRYYHWCYCDNFEWVEGESARFGLVHVDYETQKRTIKASGRFYTKMIEEGGITEDLYREYVEPLKYHY from the coding sequence ATGGAAGTTAAATTCAAAGATCAATTGTCATTAGGGGTTGCATCGGCAGCAACTCAGATTGAAGGCGGTGAGTGTGGTCATAACTGGAATGACTGGTACACGAGAGGAAATATCAAGGATCATTCCAATCCGGCCCGTGCAACGGATCATTATCGTCTATGGAAAGAAGATGCGGATCTTATGGCGTCGATGAAGATTGAGCATTACCGGATGGGAATTGAGTGGGCGCGGATATGTCCCAATGAAGGAGAAGTGGACGAGACGGCAATTGCACATTATAAAGAAGAACTACGATATTTAAAGGAACAGGGAATTACCGTTCTGCTTACGATACATCATTTCACCAATCCCATGTGGTTTGAGCGGAAAGGGGCATTCACAAAGAAAGAGAATATAAGATATTTCCTCGATTTTGTAAAACTCATTGTAAACGAATTCGGAAGTCTTGTTGCTGAGTACATAACCATTAACGAACCCAATGTATATGCAACCAACTCCTATTACTTCGGGGAGTGGCCTCCGGGAGAAAAATCATTTTCCCGGGCGGTTTCGGTAATGTCCAATATGGCAGTCTGCCATATTAATGCCTACCGGATGATACATAGTATGCGTGAGTCCATGGGATATCATGATACAAAGGTGAGCTTTGCCAATCACGTCCGTGTCTTCGATACGCAGAATCCGGGAAATCCCTGGCACTGTATTTGTGCTAAGCTATTAGATTGGTTTTTTCAAGGAGCTATCACCGAGGCCATATCCACAGGTAATTTTAAATGGCCGTTAAAAGGATCAAAAGATATCTCACATGGCGAATATCTGGACTTTATTGCGATTAATTACTATACACGGAGTACCGTATCCGGATTTGGCGATGGGGTCAGGCAAGATGCGCCGAAGAATGATCTGGGATGGGAAATCTATCCGAAAGGGCTTATTCGTTGTACGGAACATATTTATCAGCTTTTAAAACGGCCGATTTATATTACGGAGAATGGCACCTGCGATAATCAGGATACATTTCGACCGAAATATATCTGCGAACATTTAAAAGTAATAAGCCAGTCCAACCTTCCGATAAGCAGGTACTATCACTGGTGTTACTGTGATAATTTCGAATGGGTGGAAGGAGAAAGTGCACGCTTTGGACTGGTGCATGTGGATTATGAGACCCAGAAAAGAACGATCAAAGCTTCAGGCAGGTTCTATACCAAAATGATTGAAGAAGGCGGGATAACGGAAGACCTTTATAGAGAATACGTAGAACCGCTGAAATATCACTATTAA